Proteins encoded together in one Anopheles darlingi chromosome 3, idAnoDarlMG_H_01, whole genome shotgun sequence window:
- the LOC125958087 gene encoding sister chromatid cohesion protein PDS5 homolog B-B: MADITYPAGCRPINEDLGQDELIRRLKTLTHTLQAMGQDEGMYTQYIPLAVHLADEFFLQHPSRDVQLLIACCIADVLRVYAPEAPYKDQEQIKGIFMFLIRQLNGLRDPKDPAFKRYFYLLENLAYVKSFNMCFELEDCQEVFCTLFSLMFKIVNDEHSPKVKSFMLDVLAPLITESDSVSYDLLDLLYINIVEPLKTQKRNAYELAKELIAKTSDTLESYTQAFFNQILILDKFDKQYQVMPKIYDVIYELNVIAPSILLSVLPQLECKLKSSHESERLKAVSMLARMFSERGSTVAKQYGPLWRQFLGRFYDIAVPIRIKCVQSTMHFLLNHPHLRRDIIDILRNRQHDSDETVRYEVVMAIVETAKRDFQIVSESEDLLEFVKERTLDKKYKIRKEAMNGLAMIYKKYLSDKNVPEATKKAVNWIKDKILHGYYMTGVEDRLLVERLLITCLVPYQLPAEIRMKKLYQLLGTIDDNATKAFIELQKNQLKVRRSVADWIKLHRLKELTPTLQKELNVKCSNIAKQLPDPIKAQEFLLKFSAQMRKDPKLIAEMETILKRDVSCRECADTMAIVLKKLGQPILTNTYYNTVKMLLERIASVMVDKQSIGVLIELIQECMNGGQEVCDEVSLPTDTAGERGLKLLTVLAYVFSAHFQHDEILRHMIGLLNFDEPYVAPYVLKAFTYLGRYKALIESHPAVLRELAPLCREFAIAGTPKQAKHAIRCMFVNTQPVGVTGGGSDRGGAAAEGATGSSAADLTGIDIFPEIVESLKVTLHPQSEHYRTAIVTLGHIAYNLPEKFHVQIKNIISRKIVKELLVKETADGRAGVPSKEWCDEDELPEETRCKVEGLKTMARWLLGLKKDVVSAQKTFRMLNAFISKKGDLLEQGGALSAAEKSWLRLSAGKAMLKICEQKGVGDQFIADQFYNLSQLMTDPVPEVRDTFVKKLHKGLNKGVPHKCLPLDFMGYYALGGRETERSLLQQIKSNIETDVNRRREYVKTFATVERAMSQLPHILPDYMLVFAVSVLTHDPQFTRPSDPAQLRQIERCLWLVLEPLVTNKEFFCFGFYKNLIERMKNHKDALKPDDETTNHKLWAICDIAMGLLLTRLSSYDVRESPVEARIPSMYFQPQPEDFHNDRYYIPDDMFALTKGGGSVPTVSSATNAMSKSSSSAATVGGTSTILTLKQGSSGRMGRRISNHQEEHSDHTDNGADDKNGGTSRRRRLGTAAPSTRRGQDHDDDDSGDGGTRDEEEDEEEQNKDADRDHGEEAEEDDDSGPPPPKRAHK, encoded by the exons ATGGCCGACATCACGTATCCGGCCGGTTGCCGGCCAATCAATGAGGATCTCGGACAGGATGAGCTGATTCGGCGATTGAAGACGCTAACTCACACACTGCAGGCGATGGGGCAGGACGAGGGCATGTACACGCAGTACATCCCGTTAGCGGTTCACCTGGCCGATGAGTTCTTCCTGCAGCATCCGTCCCGGGATGTGCAGTTGCTGATTGCGTGCTGCATTGCGGACGTGTTGCGTGTGTACGCACCGGAGGCACCGTATAAGGATCAGGAGCAGATCAAGGGCATCTTCATGTTTCTGATCCGCCAACTGAACGGATTGCGCGATCCGAAGGATCCCGCCTTCAAGCGATACTTTTATCTACTCGAGAACCTGGCCTACGTCAAGTCGTTCAACATGTGCTTCGAGCTCGAGGACTGCCAGGAGGTGTTCTGCACGCTCTTCAGTCTGATGTTTAAGATTGTAAA CGATGAGCACAGCCCGAAGGTGAAATCGTTCATGCTCGATGTCCTTGCGCCACTAATCACCGAGTCGGATTCCGTGTCGTACGATCTGCTTGATCTGCTGTACATCAACATAGTGGAACCGCTGAAAACGCAGAAGCGCAACGCGTACGAACTCGCCAAAGAACTGATCGCCAAGACGTCCGATACGCTCGAATCGTATACGCAAGCCTTCTTCAATCAGATACTCATCCTGGACAAGTTCGACAAGCAGTACCAGGTGATGCCGAAGATCTACGATGTTATCTACGAGCTGAACGTAATCGCACCGAGCATcctgctgtcggtgctgccGCAACTCGAGTGTAAGCTTAAATCGTCGCACGAATCGGAGCGCTTGAAGGCTGTCTCCATGCTAGCGCGCATGTTCTCCGAGCGTGGCTCAACCGTGGCCAAGCAGTATGGTCCGCTGTGGCGCCAGTTTCTAGGACGCTTCTACGATATCGCCGTACCGATCCGCATCAAGTGCGTACAGAGCACGATGCACTTTCTGCTCAACCATCCGCACCTGCGCCGTGACATTATCGATATACTGCGCAACCGGCAGCACGATTCGGACGAAACGGTCCGGTacgaggtggtgatggcgattgTCGAGACGGCGAAGCGCGACTTTCAGATCGTATCCGAGTCGGAAGATCTGCTCGAGTTCGTGAAGGAGCGCACGCTAGACAAGAAGTACAAGATCCGCAAGGAGGCCATGAACGGGTTGGCCATGATCTACAAGAAGTACCTTAGCGACAAAAATGTACCGGAGGCAACCAAGAAGGCCGTCAACTGGATTAAGGATAAGATCTTGCACGGTTATTACATGACGGGGGTCGAGGATCGGCTGCTGGTCGAGCGGCTGCTCATCACCTGTCTGGTACCGTACCAGCTGCCGGCGGAGATTCGCATGAAGAAGCTGTACCAGCTGCTCGGCACGATCGACGACAATGCGACGAAGGCGTTCATCGAGCTGCAAAAGAATCAGCTGAAGGTACGGCGCAGTGTCGCCGATTGGATTAAGCTGCATCGCCTCAAGGAGCTGACGCCCACGCTGCAGAAGGAGCTGAACGTGAAATGTTCCAACATTGCCAAGCAACTGCCTGATCCGATCAAGGCGCAAGAGTTTCTGCTCAAGTTCTCCGCCCAGATGCGAAAGGACCCGAAGCTGATCGCCGAAATGGAGACGATACTCAAGCGCGATGTGTCGTGTCGCGAGTGCGCTGATACGATGGCGATCGTGCTGAAGAAGCTAGGCCAACCGATCCTAACCAACACGTACTATAACACGGTCAAAATGCTGCTCGAGCGCATCGCCTCGGTGATGGTCGATAAGCAGTCGATCGGTGTTCTGATCGAACTAATCCAAGAGTGCATGAACGGTGGCCAGGAGGTTTGCGATGAGGTCAGCCTACCGACGGATACAGCCGGCGAGCGCGGTCTGAAACTGCTCACCGTACTGGCGTACGTCTTCTCGGCTCACTTCCAGCACGACGAAATTCTGCGCCACATGATCGGGCTGCTGAACTTTGACGAACCGTACGTAGCACCGTACGTGCTGAAGGCGTTCACGTACCTGGGCCGCTACAAGGCACTGATCGAGTCTCATCCGGCCGTACTGCGTGAGCTAGCTCCTCTGTGTCGCGAGTTTGCGATCGCTGGAACACCGAAACAGGCGAAGCATGCTATCCGCTGTATGTTCGTTAACACGCAACCGGTCGGAGTGACTGGAGGTGGTAGTGACAGAGGGGGCGCTGCCGCTGAAGGTGCCACGGGTTCCAGTGCGGCCGATCTAACCGGGATCGACATTTTCCCTGAGATTGTTGAGAGCCTTAAGGTTACGCTGCATCCGCAGAGTGAGCACTATCGGACGGCTATCGTGACACTCGGACACATTGCGTACAATTTGCCGGAAAAGTTTCACGTGCAAATCAAGAACATCATCTCGCGTAAGATCGTAAAGGAGCTGCTGGTGAAAGAGACAGCCGACGGGCGGGCTGGTGTACCGTCGAAGGAGTGGTGCGACGAGGACGAACTACCCGAGGAAACCCGGTGTAAGGTAGAGGGTCTGAAAACGATGGCCCGATGGTTGCTGGGACTGAAGAAAGATGTGGTTTCGGCGCAAAAAACTTTCCGCATGCTGAACGCGTTCATCAGCAAGAAGGGAGATCTACTGGAGCAGGGTGGTGCGCTGTCGGCGGCGGAAAAATCCTGGCTTCGGCTCAGCGCTGGCAAGGCGATGCTGAAAATCTGCGAACAGAAGGGTGTTGGCGATCAGTTCATTGCTGATCAGTTCTACAATCTCTCACAGCTTATG ACTGATCCCGTACCGGAAGTCCGCGATACATTCGTCAAAAAACTACACAAGGGACTAAACAAAGGCGTACCGCACAAGTGCCTGCCGCTCGACTTCATGGGTTACTATGCACTCGGTGGacgcgaaacggaacgaag TTTACTGCAGCAAATCAAGTCCAATATTGAAACGGACGTAAACCGGCGACGAGAATATGTGAAAACTTTTGCAACGG TGGAGCGAGCCATGAGTCAACTGCCGCACATTTTGCCGGACTACATGCTAGTGTTCGCAGTATCTGTTCTGACGCACGATCCTCAGTTTACACGTCCCTCCGATCCGGCCCAGCTGAGACAGATCGAGCGATGTCTGTGGCTCGTGCTGGAACCGCTCGTTACCAACAAGGAAttcttttgctttggtttCTACAAGAATCTGATCGAACGCATGAAAAATCACAAAGATGCCCTGAAACCGGACGATGAAACAACAAATCAT AAATTATGGGCAATTTGTGATATTGCCATGGGTCTGCTGCTTACGCGACTGAGCTCATACGATGTGCGTGAATCGCCGGTCGAGGCACGCATTCCCTCGATGTACTTCCAGCCGCAGCCCGAGGATTTCCACAACGATCGCTACTACATTCCCGACGACATGTTCGCTCTGACCAAGGGTGGTGGCAGCGTGCCGACGGTTTCCAGCGCCACTAACGCAATGTccaaatcatcatcctctgctgctactgttggcgGGACAAGCACGATACTAACG TTAAAGCAAGGGTCCTCCGGTCGTATGGGCCGTCGCATATCGAACCATCAGGAAGAACACAGCGACCATACGGATAATGGGGCGGACGATAAGAATGGTGGTACCAGTCGACGTCGGCGTCTTGGCACTGCCGCCCCCTCAACGCGACGTGGCCAAGatcatgatgacgacgacagtggcgacggtggcacccgtgatgaagaagaggacgaggaggaacagAACAAAGATGCTGATCGAGACCATGGCGAAGAAGCGGAGGAAGACGACGATagcggaccaccaccacccaaacGGGCGCACAAATAA
- the LOC125957372 gene encoding protein phyllopod, translating into MSSASSSTAAASAAGSSTASGATDRSGGPQVPNGQPPVEGGNGGTGGRGGGSDSAGSNGGGSSNLDQPGGSTSTNATTTTGATAAASGTTAAVVRRKTNVCLICGIYTNLSFNIFEPRNGPNIIDVIYEKYKFRAERGDNADKHICFSCNNWLINWYSLQNTSGSRTYEPTPSTSRSSDSSNNRHSHKRTKHSRGGGSGGNDKENVRSAGSLLRSMLEQHDQISSTTAPIDDCGAKDPKDESTIATNALPYAKRICRAMIPSASRYNRRVVLKENYCQPSSSSNVGASQVLVRRNVRTRFTNREADVESVAEVTSTTCELDPSTMIRKMFEGQLIRMLEGQGTSVTREAIPSKEEVAIARTNQIHPQSARSGPPRAASNLDPLQGSGGVDTNGNMDAPENIDVILSFDSAISEVIGAVPSLKASSQPPSSGSSSASCDNETFLRSLLDNHRQLYEGLTVSVIGGNRSQ; encoded by the exons ATGAGtagtgcttcttcttcgaccgCTGCCGCATCCGCTGCCGGAAGTAGTACAGCGAGCGGTGCCACCGACCGTTCCGGCGGACCGCAAGTCCCGAACGGCCAGCCACCGGTAGAAGGTGGCAATGGTGGGACAGGTGGTCGTGGCGGCGGAAGTGACAGTGCTGGCAGTAAtggcggtggtagtagcaacCTGGACCAACCCGGAGGCTCGACCTCGACGAACgctacgacgacaacgggggcgacggcagcagcatcgggcaCCACAGCGGCCGTTGTGCGGCGGAAAACGAACGTCTGTCTCATCTGCGGCATCTATACCAATCTGtcttttaacatttttgagCCGCGCAACGGGCCCAACATCATCGATGTCATCTACGAAAAGTACAAATTTCGG GCGGAACGGGGTGATAATGCGGACAAGCACATCTGCTTTAGCTGCAACAACTGGCTGATCAATTGGTACTCGCTTCAGAACACTTCGGGCTCGCGAACCTATGAGCCCACACCATCGACCAGCCGCTCGTCGGACAGCAGCAATAACCGCCACAGCcacaaacgaaccaaacactcccgcggcggcggcagtggagGAAATGACAAAGAGAACGTCCGAAGTGCTGGATCACTGTTGCGATCGATGCTCGAGCAGCACGATCAAATATCCTCGACAACGGCACCAATCGACGACTGTGGTGCAAAAGACCCAAAGGATGAGTCTACGATCGCGACCAATGCATTGCCCTACGCTAAACGCATATGTCGCGCTATGATACCCTCTGCTAGTAGATACAACCGAAGGGTTGTGCTTAAGGAAAACTAttgccaaccatcatcatcatctaacGTCGGTGCGTCTCAGGTACTAGTACGTCGGAACGTACGAACGCGCTTCACCAATCGAGAGGCGGACGTGGAATCCGTTGCAGAGGTGACGAGCACGACATGCGAGCTGGATCCCAGCACGATGATACGCAAGATGTTCGAGGGTCAGCTGATCCGTATGCTCGAGGGTCAGGGTACGAGCGTAACCCGTGAAGCTATACCATCGAAAGAAGAAGTAGCAATCGCTAGAACGAACCAAATACATCCTCAATCAGCCAGATCCGGACCACCACGTGCGGCGTCCAATTTGGACCCGCTTCAGGGATCCGGTGGAGTGGATACGAACGGGAATATGGACGCTCCCGAGAACATCGATGTAATCCTAAGCTTCGATTCTGCCATTTCGGAGGTGATTGGTGCGGTGCCATCGCTAAAAGCATCGTCGCAACCACCTAGCAGCGGTTCCTCTTCGGCCTCGTGTGACAACGAGACATTCCTGCGATCATTGCTCGATAACCATCGGCAGCTGTACGAGGGGCTTACCGTGTCGGTCATCGGTGGCAATCGCTCGCAGTAA
- the LOC125956495 gene encoding polyadenylate-binding protein — protein MNPGGPNYQMASLYVGDLHADITEATLFEKFSSAGPVLSIRVCRDLITRRSLGYAYVNFQQPADAERALDTMNFDTIKGRPIRIMWSQRDPSLRKSGVGNVFIKNLDKKIDNKAMYDTFSAFGNILSCKVAQDEKGQSKGYGFVHFETEESANTSIEKVNGMLLNEKKVFVGRFISRKEREKELGEKAKLFTNVYVKNFGEDLTEEALHEMFEKYGSITSHRVMMKDGKSRGFGFVAFENPDAAERAVQELNAKELSDGKVLYVGRAQKKNERQMELKRRFEQLKMERLTRYHGVNLYVKNLDDTIDDERLRKEFAPYGTITSAKVMLDEGRSKGFGFVCFSAPDEATKAVTEMNGRIVGSKPLYVALAQRKEERKSHLASQYIQRVNSLRMQHIGQVYQQSGSYFMPTIAQPQRFYGPQVAQVRTAPRWSANAQMRPNAANQSVAANAPAGAYQAMSAAAAHAANNQYRQAGNVRGGANQQAQNAQSAQATSAAMRNSARPITGQQPGANMQTRPVAPQMTAAQPRPQSYKYTANMRNPQVPQQVPIPLQQVNQQAVIVKGQEPLTASMLAAAQPAEQKNMLGERLFPLIEAMHPQLTGKITGMLLEIDNSELLHMLEHHESLKAKVEEAVAVLQAHQAKTQISN, from the exons atgaaTCCCGGAGGACCGAACTACCAGATGGCTTCGCTGTACGTCGGCGATCTGCACGCGGACATCACGGAGGCGACGCTGTTCGAGAAGTTCTCATCGGCTGGACCGGTGCTGTCGATCCGCGTGTGCCGCGATCTCATCACCCGCCGCTCCCTCGGCTATGCGTACGTTAACTTCCAGCAGCCGGCCGATG CTGAGCGTGCTCTGGATACGATGAACTTTGATACGATCAAGGGGCGTCCGATTCGTATCATGTGGTCGCAGCGCGATCCATCCCTGCGCAAGTCGGGCGTAGGCAATGTGTTCATCAAGAATCTGGACAAGAAGATCGACAACAAAGCGATGTATGATACGTTTTCGGCTTTTGGCAACATCTTGAGCTGCAAGGTAGCGCAGGATGAAAAGGGACAGAGCAAGGGCTACGGGTTCGTGCACTTTGAGACGGAAGAATCGGCTAACACTTCGATCGAGAAGGTGAACGGTATGTTGCTCAACGAGAAGAAGGTGTTCGTCGGACGGTTCATTTCGCGCAAGGAGCGTGAGAAGGAGCTGGGCGAGAAGGCCAAGCTGTTCACCAACGTATACGTCAAAAACTTTGGCGAGGATCTGACGGAGGAGGCACTGCACGAGATGTTCGAGAAGTACGGTTCGATTACCAGTCACCgggtgatgatgaaggatgGTAAGAGCCGTGGATTCGGTTTCGTCGCATTCGAGAACCCCGATGCAGCTGAACGGGCCGTGCAGGAGCTGAACGCCAAGGAGCTGTCGGATGGCAAGGTGTTGTATGTGGGACGCGcccagaagaagaacgagCGTCAGATGGAGCTGAAGCGCCGGTTCGAGCAGCTTAAGATGGAACGTCTGACGCGGTACCATGGCGTCAATCTGTACGTAAAGAACCTTGACGACACAATCGATGACGAGCGGCTGCGCAAGGAGTTTGCCCCGTACGGTACCATCACTTCGGCCAAGGTTATGCTGGACGAGGGCCGTTCGAAGGGCTTCGGATTCGTGTGCTTCTCCGCACCTGATGAAGCCACCAAGGCAGTAACTGAGATGAATGGACGTATCGTCGGTAGCAAGCCGCTGTATGTGGCGCTGGCACAACGCAAGGAGGAGCGCAAGTCGCACCTGGCGAGCCAGTACATCCAACGTGTCAACAGTCTGCGCATGCAGCACATCGGTCAGGTGTATCAGCAGAGCGGTAGCTACTTCATGCCCACCATCGCACAGCCACAGCGCTTCTACGGACCGCAGGTTGCCCAGGTGCGCACCGCCCCACGTTGGTCCGCCAATGCTCAAATGCGTCCCAATGCGGCCAACCAAAGCGTTGCTGCAAATGCACCGGCTGGTGCGTATCAAGCtatgtctgctgctgctgctcatgccgCCAACAATCAGTACCGCCAGGCTGGCAATGTTCGTGGTGGCGCTAACCAGCAAGCACAGAATGCCCAATCGGCTCAGGCCACTTCCGCGGCCATGCGTAACTCGGCTCGTCCGATCACTGGCCAGCAGCCGGGCGCAAACATGCAGACCCGCCCAGTTGCCCCACAGATGACAGCTGCACAGCCTCGTCCGCAAAGTTACAAGTACACGGCCAATATGCGCAACCCGCAGGTTCCGCAGCAGGTCCCGATCCCGTTGCAGCAGGTCAATCAACAGGCTGTCATCGTCAAGG gaCAAGAGCCGCTTACCGCTTCCATGTTGGCCGCAGCTCAACCGGCCGAACAGAAGAACATGCTTGGTGAACGTCTGTTCCCGTTGATTGAAGCAATGCATCCGCAGCTGACTGGCAAGATCACCGGTATGTTGCTCGAAATTGATAACTCTGAGTTGCTGCATATGCTGGAGCATCATGAATCGCTGAAGGCGAAGGTAGAAGAAGCAGTCGCCGTGCTGCAGGCTCATCAGGCCAAAACGCAGATTAGCAACTAA